A portion of the Mesobacillus boroniphilus genome contains these proteins:
- a CDS encoding DUF2935 domain-containing protein, which produces MQFYYGQQMPLRILDEAEFWKHQEEEHTVVIRELTPDLEQKYVDALKQWEKVLGETRHQVLRFIETVTRSANYIPAQLHQHVLKLTSYYLQESLEFIKLCEQIKNESEAVKNNPTAKVVLDHIIRESEYFVGIAQALLYQQTTQ; this is translated from the coding sequence ATGCAGTTCTACTATGGCCAGCAGATGCCCTTGCGGATATTGGATGAAGCTGAGTTCTGGAAACATCAGGAGGAGGAACATACTGTTGTGATCAGGGAGTTAACGCCTGATCTGGAACAAAAATATGTAGATGCCCTGAAGCAATGGGAAAAGGTATTGGGGGAGACCCGCCATCAAGTTTTAAGATTCATCGAGACGGTGACGAGGTCGGCCAATTATATACCAGCCCAGCTTCATCAGCATGTATTGAAGCTGACCTCTTATTATTTGCAGGAAAGTCTCGAGTTCATTAAATTGTGCGAGCAAATTAAAAATGAAAGTGAAGCGGTGAAAAACAACCCAACCGCCAAAGTGGTACTGGACCATATCATCCGGGAATCAGAATACTTTGTCGGGATTGCACAGGCGCT
- a CDS encoding TIGR02206 family membrane protein produces MRELFEPGTEAVFQLFSSVHQYTLAAFLLMIILLFSLRKPLRNPRINVIARVGLFLVLIISEISLQAWLWWSGHWSYQYSLPLHLSSISLILSALLLLTKRYALFEFTYFVGVGSALQAMITPDISLYTFPHYRYIHFFVSHGGTVVANLFMVFVAGYRPTGKSIWKAFLWLNVYTLIVFIVNFLIEGNYMYISEKPVNPSLIDYLGPWPWYILSLEAITLVTFFILYLPFWLTKRLDRQKPQQ; encoded by the coding sequence ATGAGGGAACTCTTTGAGCCGGGTACAGAAGCTGTCTTTCAGCTATTTTCTAGTGTTCATCAGTATACACTTGCAGCATTCCTGCTGATGATAATCCTGCTATTCTCGCTTCGTAAACCGCTGAGAAATCCCCGTATTAATGTTATTGCACGGGTTGGATTATTTCTTGTGCTGATCATTTCCGAAATTAGCCTGCAGGCTTGGCTTTGGTGGAGCGGCCATTGGAGCTACCAATATTCGCTGCCCCTTCATCTGAGCAGTATCTCACTCATCCTCTCAGCCCTTTTACTTTTAACCAAAAGATATGCATTGTTTGAATTCACCTATTTTGTCGGTGTCGGCAGCGCGCTGCAGGCGATGATCACGCCGGACATCAGCCTGTATACCTTCCCACACTACCGCTATATCCATTTCTTTGTTTCCCATGGAGGAACTGTGGTAGCCAACCTGTTCATGGTATTTGTAGCCGGATACAGGCCGACCGGGAAATCCATTTGGAAAGCGTTTCTCTGGCTGAACGTCTATACACTCATCGTATTTATCGTCAACTTCCTGATTGAAGGAAACTATATGTACATCTCCGAAAAACCCGTCAATCCGTCGCTGATTGACTATCTCGGACCATGGCCGTGGTACATCCTTTCATTAGAAGCCATTACGCTTGTTACCTTCTTTATTTTATATTTGCCGTTCTGGCTTACAAAGCGGCTGGACAGACAAAAGCCGCAACAATAA
- a CDS encoding GNAT family N-acetyltransferase: MTIRRATQAEANYIVQLSGKVMKESSMGYAENSVQNAYNLFMPIIQSGGYFLIDEENRRLKGWILLATELNMVKNQVIGNLLSVYVFPKYRKSGIGKDLTAAAIQEFKGQGIRTIQLNVFEGNPSRILCENLGFKPISTVMELDI; this comes from the coding sequence ATGACGATCAGAAGAGCGACTCAAGCAGAGGCAAACTATATTGTTCAGCTTTCTGGGAAGGTGATGAAGGAGAGCTCGATGGGATACGCAGAAAACAGTGTTCAAAATGCTTATAACTTATTTATGCCCATCATCCAATCCGGGGGCTATTTTCTCATTGATGAAGAGAATCGCCGGCTGAAGGGATGGATATTGTTGGCTACAGAGTTGAATATGGTGAAGAATCAGGTCATTGGGAACCTTCTTAGTGTATATGTATTTCCAAAATACAGAAAATCAGGTATTGGCAAGGACCTAACAGCAGCGGCGATTCAAGAGTTTAAGGGACAGGGGATAAGGACGATCCAGCTTAATGTGTTCGAAGGGAACCCTTCCAGAATCCTCTGCGAAAACTTAGGTTTTAAACCGATTTCAACGGTAATGGAATTGGATATTTAA